A portion of the Microbacterium sufflavum genome contains these proteins:
- a CDS encoding prepilin peptidase, with translation MDLRLALIGLVHGALLGIGGWLVVIDARTHRLPNRIVLPTLAALLLLVTGDAVATGRPESMIRALLGGVLLGGFYLVLRVISRAGMGGGDVKLAAVIGLLLAWHGWTALALGAASAFVLGALYALVLMALRRADRATRIAFGPWMIAGAVLGVLLG, from the coding sequence ATGGATCTCCGACTCGCCCTCATCGGCCTGGTGCACGGCGCCCTCCTCGGCATCGGCGGATGGCTGGTCGTGATCGACGCACGCACGCACCGTCTCCCCAACCGCATCGTGCTGCCCACGCTCGCCGCCCTGCTCCTGCTCGTCACCGGGGATGCCGTCGCGACGGGTCGGCCCGAGTCGATGATCCGTGCCCTGCTCGGCGGCGTCCTGCTCGGTGGCTTCTACCTGGTGCTGCGCGTGATCAGTCGCGCCGGCATGGGCGGGGGAGACGTCAAGCTCGCGGCGGTCATCGGGCTGCTGCTTGCGTGGCACGGCTGGACGGCGCTCGCGCTCGGCGCGGCGTCCGCATTCGTCCTCGGAGCCCTGTACGCGCTCGTGCTGATGGCGCTGCGGCGCGCCGACCGGGCGACCAGGATCGCGTTCGGACCGTGGATGATCGCGGGAGCCGTCCTCGGTGTCCTGCTCGGCTGA
- a CDS encoding CYTH domain-containing protein — MTEPSRTVEVERTYDVDDDTPLPRWEAIPGVDAVSSGEHRALDAHYLDTDDGALARSGVALRRRTGGPDEGWHVKGPRQGDGRLELGWPLGDTGETVPAVVVEAISGWTTAPLTPLARIENDRTAYLLTGPRGVVAEFVDDRVRATDVRRGTRRAWREWEVELGPAAPADEAGRAALFAAVEGVVRAAGAREASSESKLARALGF; from the coding sequence ATGACTGAGCCCTCCCGCACGGTCGAGGTCGAGCGCACGTACGACGTCGACGACGACACTCCGCTCCCGCGGTGGGAGGCGATCCCGGGGGTCGATGCCGTGTCGTCCGGTGAGCACCGTGCCCTGGACGCGCACTATCTCGACACCGACGACGGCGCCCTCGCGCGCTCGGGCGTCGCGCTGCGTCGCCGCACGGGCGGCCCGGACGAGGGCTGGCACGTGAAGGGGCCGCGGCAGGGCGACGGACGCCTGGAGCTGGGATGGCCGCTCGGTGACACCGGCGAGACCGTTCCCGCCGTGGTCGTCGAGGCGATCTCCGGCTGGACGACGGCGCCGCTGACCCCCCTCGCGCGCATCGAGAACGACCGCACGGCCTACCTGCTCACGGGGCCGCGCGGCGTCGTGGCGGAGTTCGTGGACGATCGCGTCCGTGCGACCGACGTCCGCCGTGGCACGCGCCGCGCGTGGCGTGAGTGGGAGGTGGAGCTCGGTCCCGCCGCTCCCGCCGATGAGGCAGGACGCGCAGCCCTGTTCGCCGCGGTCGAGGGCGTGGTGCGTGCGGCCGGCGCCCGTGAGGCGTCCTCCGAGTCGAAGCTCGCCAGAGCGCTCGGGTTCTAG
- a CDS encoding type III polyketide synthase gives MSRPPVLRSLQTIVPETVLVQEQVREVFAAQPGLGRLAQRIVSTSFRVSGIDTRHTVIDELAEGAEPDEPLFYDRRSGRLLAPGTKARNDYYTREASRLFVEAARRALDADPDVTAADVTHVITVSCTGFHAPGPEYEIVRGLGLSDAVQRYHLGFMGCYASMPALRAAAQFCAADENAVVLVVSVELCTLHLRSSEDPDTIVASSLFADGAAAGVVTARDLPSSVPALRLDGFHTAIVPEGVDDMAWTIGDSGFEMILSTAVPQIIGASIIGALGPLYSREDGLAEAFAAGRVGEQVRHWAIHPGGRSILDRVQERMALSDAQLRPARETLREYGNMSSATVLFVLKRILEREGAEPGDRVAAMAFGPGLTAESALLTVVAPAAS, from the coding sequence ATGAGCCGACCGCCTGTGCTTCGATCGCTGCAGACGATCGTCCCCGAGACCGTTCTCGTGCAGGAGCAGGTGCGTGAGGTCTTCGCCGCCCAGCCCGGTCTCGGTCGGCTGGCTCAGCGCATCGTGTCGACCTCCTTCCGCGTGTCGGGGATCGACACACGGCACACCGTGATCGATGAACTCGCCGAGGGGGCGGAGCCGGACGAGCCGCTGTTCTACGACCGTCGCTCCGGTCGACTGCTCGCCCCGGGCACGAAAGCACGCAACGACTACTACACGCGGGAGGCCTCGCGGCTCTTCGTCGAGGCCGCCCGTCGCGCGCTCGACGCGGATCCCGACGTGACCGCCGCCGATGTCACGCACGTGATCACGGTGTCCTGCACGGGCTTCCACGCACCGGGACCGGAGTACGAGATCGTGCGGGGGCTCGGTCTGTCCGATGCGGTCCAGCGCTATCACCTGGGCTTCATGGGCTGTTACGCCTCCATGCCGGCGCTGCGGGCCGCTGCTCAGTTCTGCGCGGCCGATGAGAACGCGGTCGTGCTGGTCGTGAGCGTGGAGCTCTGCACCCTGCACCTGCGCTCCTCGGAGGATCCGGACACGATCGTGGCCTCCTCGCTCTTCGCCGACGGCGCTGCAGCGGGCGTCGTCACCGCGCGTGACCTCCCCTCGTCCGTTCCCGCGCTCCGCCTCGACGGCTTCCACACCGCGATCGTCCCGGAGGGCGTGGACGACATGGCCTGGACGATCGGCGACTCGGGGTTCGAGATGATCCTGTCGACCGCGGTGCCGCAGATCATCGGCGCGTCCATCATCGGGGCGCTGGGCCCGCTCTACTCCCGGGAGGACGGCCTCGCGGAGGCGTTCGCCGCCGGACGGGTGGGTGAACAGGTGCGGCACTGGGCGATCCATCCCGGCGGGCGGAGCATCCTCGACAGGGTGCAGGAGCGGATGGCGCTGAGCGACGCACAGCTGCGACCGGCGCGCGAGACGCTGCGCGAGTACGGCAACATGTCGAGTGCGACCGTGCTGTTCGTGCTGAAGCGGATCCTGGAGCGCGAGGGGGCCGAGCCGGGCGACCGCGTGGCTGCGATGGCGTTCGGCCCCGGTCTCACGGCGGAGAGCGCGCTGCTGACCGTGGTCGCCCCGGCGGCTTCATGA